From a region of the Nonlabens dokdonensis DSW-6 genome:
- a CDS encoding class I SAM-dependent methyltransferase, with product MDYNNKSAKYYNNVRQEMLAYLPNNPKTIIDIGCGAGAFAEALKNKTKAETWGIEYMDKEAQVAATKLDKVFSGPCEDYLDELPDKYFDVIYFNDVLEHLTYPDTVLEKIKHKLTKNGVVISSIPNIRYHNTFMRLVFKKDWIYNDHGVMDKTHLRWFTRKSIQRMYKQLGYTVLQHEGINKSKSIKPWLYNIPVLFTHLDIRYPQYATVASFKR from the coding sequence TTGGATTACAATAACAAGTCTGCAAAGTATTATAATAACGTAAGGCAAGAAATGCTTGCTTATCTTCCTAATAACCCTAAGACCATTATAGACATAGGTTGTGGAGCTGGTGCTTTTGCTGAAGCTTTGAAAAATAAAACCAAAGCAGAGACTTGGGGAATCGAGTATATGGATAAAGAGGCTCAAGTTGCAGCTACTAAACTGGATAAAGTTTTCTCAGGTCCATGTGAAGATTACTTAGATGAGCTTCCCGACAAGTATTTTGACGTGATATATTTTAACGATGTGCTAGAACATCTTACTTATCCCGATACAGTTCTAGAAAAAATAAAACACAAACTCACTAAAAATGGTGTTGTTATAAGTTCTATTCCTAACATACGTTATCACAATACCTTCATGCGATTGGTCTTTAAAAAAGACTGGATTTACAACGACCATGGAGTGATGGATAAAACCCATTTAAGATGGTTTACCAGAAAAAGCATTCAAAGAATGTACAAGCAGTTAGGTTATACTGTTCTTCAACATGAAGGAATTAATAAAAGTAAATCGATTAAACCGTGGTTGTATAATATTCCAGTATTATTCACACATCTAGATATTAGGTATCCGCAGTATGCTACTGTGGCTAGTTTTAAGCGGTAA
- a CDS encoding KAP family P-loop NTPase fold protein: MKLLSNLPIENLTPENDYLGVIEKGDMIVSLLKSGNIEFEQMKMFALYGNWGSGKSTLMKYMESKLQDDFQTFYFDAWQYENGKDLSFSLLEFMTEKGHDSIQKVSTDLLSYGKKVLIGALKGSHPIASGVISEIKSSKEESFHYKIQQFKRKFREFEEAIFQQENGEKKTNIVFIDDLDRCEPEKVLDLLSEIKLFFTYGERTIFFFGVDEKAVQVAIKTKYRDVVKSNEYLEKVFDLDFQMPSKIILYKLTNQAFSNKLIRQFNGKHTVNLLVAKLFNYLGINNPRKIKKILNKYQILMEASENTKLVHDKGLVMILKHEESMLFIIYSVYLIILKMFSIEEFENFGHTDEKIQKLYSISGETTNKEPNLNIIGHMDLDEFSEQINMNISLSQCYSNAIKNVNQSGLSELLYLTMPINLERFNINFLRSKDSFNLIKISKNNYSMKFTLFVLENFISNYTLSDDDKLTLSISDFKLLIRQII; encoded by the coding sequence GTGAAATTATTATCCAACTTACCTATTGAAAATCTAACTCCAGAAAATGATTATTTAGGTGTCATTGAAAAAGGAGATATGATTGTGTCTCTTTTAAAGTCAGGAAACATTGAATTTGAGCAAATGAAAATGTTTGCTCTTTACGGTAATTGGGGTAGTGGTAAAAGTACTTTGATGAAATACATGGAAAGTAAACTTCAAGACGACTTTCAAACATTTTATTTTGATGCCTGGCAATATGAAAATGGTAAAGATTTGAGTTTTTCATTATTGGAGTTTATGACAGAAAAAGGACATGATTCCATTCAGAAGGTTAGTACCGATTTATTATCCTATGGTAAAAAGGTTTTAATAGGAGCTTTAAAAGGAAGTCATCCCATCGCTAGTGGAGTCATAAGTGAAATTAAAAGCTCCAAAGAAGAGTCATTTCATTACAAAATTCAACAATTCAAGAGGAAATTCAGAGAATTTGAAGAGGCTATTTTTCAACAAGAGAATGGGGAAAAGAAAACTAACATAGTTTTTATTGACGATTTAGATCGCTGTGAGCCAGAGAAAGTTTTGGATTTACTTTCAGAAATTAAACTCTTCTTTACTTATGGAGAAAGAACAATCTTCTTTTTTGGGGTTGATGAAAAAGCGGTACAGGTAGCGATAAAAACTAAATATCGAGATGTTGTAAAGTCGAATGAATACTTAGAAAAGGTTTTTGATTTGGATTTTCAGATGCCATCTAAAATTATTCTCTATAAATTAACTAATCAAGCTTTTTCAAATAAATTAATTCGACAGTTTAACGGGAAACATACGGTAAACTTATTAGTAGCCAAATTGTTTAATTATCTAGGTATAAATAATCCCAGAAAGATCAAAAAAATTCTGAACAAGTATCAAATTTTAATGGAGGCTTCAGAAAATACAAAATTAGTACATGATAAGGGATTAGTAATGATTTTGAAACATGAAGAATCTATGTTATTTATCATTTATTCAGTTTACCTTATAATTCTTAAAATGTTTTCAATTGAAGAATTTGAAAACTTTGGTCATACAGATGAGAAAATTCAGAAATTGTATTCCATATCTGGAGAAACCACAAATAAAGAGCCAAATTTGAACATAATTGGTCACATGGACTTAGACGAATTTAGTGAACAAATAAACATGAATATTTCTTTAAGCCAATGTTATTCAAATGCGATAAAAAACGTGAATCAATCAGGGTTGTCAGAGTTGCTTTATCTAACCATGCCTATTAATTTGGAAAGATTCAATATAAATTTTTTGCGAAGCAAAGATTCGTTTAATCTAATCAAAATTTCTAAGAATAATTATTCAATGAAGTTTACTTTATTTGTATTGGAAAATTTCATTTCAAATTACACTTTAAGCGATGATGATAAACTTACATTATCGATTTCTGACTTTAAACTATTAATTCGACAAATTATATAA